TATAGAAGCATAAGCCAATACAAGACTAACTATTTTTATGATTTGTAATGGATTTTGATAGATTAACCATTTAGCGCTGTTGTTTAATTTATAAAAAACATAATAAATTGTAACCGCTAAAATTAGTCCAATAAAAGGAAGATACATGCTGCTGATGACTTTCAATTCAGTAATTAAAGTAAAGAAAAAGCCAACCAATCCAACACAAGAAATAAGAGCAGAAATAGTATTGACATAACGGATACAGCTCGCTAGACCAATAAAAAACATAACCGAAAAAACAAAAATAGACGATTCGGAAGACATGCCTATAGCACCACAAAAAGTAGCTTGCGCGCAAATTATAAAAGCATCATCCAAACCATGACGGTAATAACCGCTTTTTGCTAAAAGTTCGGAACCACTAAAACCAATAATGGCATATAGATAAAACATAATGCTATAATGGGCATTTAAAAGTTGTCCGAAAACCAATGCCAAAAAACCACCTATGGATGAAAATAAAAAAAGTCCCAACAGAAAAAATCCAAATCGGATAAAAATGCTACTTGATTTTAAAAGTGAAAATGCTGTAGTTACATTGGTTAATTGTTCCTTTGAAATAAATTTCATCTTAAACAATCGCTTGGCTTCCATAACAAGAAGTCCGTTTTCTAATACTTCTCTATTGTATGCTTGCATGTTTTTCTTTATTAAATTTTTGAACCAACTTTATAAACAACACTATAGAACCAATAATGTAAAACGGTGAACAGAAAATCAGAAAGCTTACAAGATCTCCAATAGTAAGTAACCCGATTACTCTTCCTAGGAAAATGTTTATTCCAATGTACCCATAAAGCAGTGAAACAACGAAGATAAAGGTGGAATGTTTTTGGTAACTCAACTTATAGAAATAATATATTGCTGCTACCATCAGAGGCACAAAAACGAACCAATAATTTTCGAGTAATCCTGCAATGCAACAAATGCAAACCAAATTCAGAGCAAAAGTGACATAGATAAGCTGAAAATGCTTTTTGAAATTTTGGCTTACTGAATATTCCATCCAAAGAATTAAAAGCGCCCCTAATGCCAATCCGGAATAACTAAGATTAGGATTAGAATAGATTTCGTTTTGTAATAGCGTTTGAGGAGTTATTGTGATGCCTATAAAAGTTGCCAAGGCAGTAATAGCAATAGAAAGGACACTTTTATTATCAAAATAATAAGCCACTCCAAAACACAAAACTGCCGAAAATAATGAAACAAGACCGTAATCTTTACCAAAAACAGCATATTGATACTGTATATAACCAACGAAAATGCAGGCTAAAATGCTTCCTGTCAAAACCAAATAATCATACATCGGGTTATCAAAAAAAACTTCTTCTTTAGAAAATCCCTTGCCTTTTCTGAAACTAAAATAAAAGCAGACTAACATCAATATAAAATTGGCAGTCAAAATGGCAAGATGTCCAATACTGTCTATGTTTTTATAAACAAATATCCCAACACCACTCGTAAAAAGAAGTACTGATAAATAAACAAAAAAAAGCAACTCGCTATTTAAAGAGAAAATTCCACGTTGTCTGTATTCCTTGATGTCATTATGTTGTTCAGGAGTAACAAATCCTTTTGAGGCAAGTTGTTCCGTGAAAAATTCCGATTGTTTTTCCAAAGATGTTATATTTTGATGATAACCAAATATATACAGAATATAACAGAAAAACAAAAACCGCCAGAAAGGCGGTTTGTTATTATAAATCGAATCCTAAATTCACTCCTAATTTTGTGGCAATGATTTTGGTAATTCTTTTTTTTAGTTCTGGAATTTTAATGCTTTCAATGACTTCATTAGAAAAGGCATACATCAGTAGCGCTTTGGCTTCTTTCTTTGGAATTCCTCGTTGTTGCATATAAAACATAGCGCTTTCATCTAATTGACCAATAGTACAACCATGTGAACATTTTACATCATCTGCAAAAATTTCTAGTTGTGGTTTTGCATTGATTGTTGCTTTGTCTCCTAATAAAATATTGTTGTTCTGTTGAAAAGCATCGGTTTTTTGCGCTTCTTTTTCAACATAAATTTTACCATTAAACACTCCTGTTGCGCTGTCAGCCAGAATAGTTTTGTAATTCTGATGGCTTTCGCAATTAGGCGTAGCATGATTTACTAAAGTATAATGATCAACATGTTGCTTGTCTCCAATAATCGTGATTCCTTTTAAAGTAGAATCGATTCTTTCTCCAAAATGGTAGAAATTCAGGTTATTTCTTGTGATGTTGCCACCAAAAGAAAACGTGTGAACGGATACTCTACTTTCTTGTTTTTGAGAAATATAAGTGTTGTCAATCAGGTTGGCTGATTGTAGATCATTTTGAATTTTATAGTAATCAACAATAGCGCGTTTTTGAGCAAAAATTTCAGTAACCGAATTGGTCAATACTGGATTTTCATTTAACGATTGATGTCTTTCAATAATTTGAACATGCGCATTTTCTCCAATAATTACTAAATTTCTTGGCTGAACCATCAAAGCGCTTTCAACGCCAGTGGAGAAATAAATTATTTCAATTGGTTTTTCTACCACTTTGCTTTTAGGAATGTTGATGTAAGCTCCTTCATTGGCAAAAGCTGTATTCAAAGTGGTCAAAGTTTCGTCTTTACTGGCAATTTTATTGAAATACTCATCAATTACCATTTTGTATTTTGGTTTTGTTAAAGCCGAAGACATCAAACAAACATCTAAACCATCATGAGTGGTTGCCGATAAAAACGAAGCGAATTTTCCATCCACAAAAATCACTTTATGAGTGTCTATTTCATGCAAGAAAAATTTCTTTACCTCTTTAAATTCAATGGCATTTTCATGTTTTGGAAACACCGAATAATCATTTTTTAGAATGGCATTTAGTGATGTATATTTCCAAGCTTCCTCTTTTTTAGTTGGGAACCCTTTATTTTCAAAGTTTTTTATAGCCGAAGTACGAACGTCATGCAGTTCATTGTGCACATCGATGCTTTCTTCAAACGCCATAAAAGACGAGATTAATTTTTCTTTTAATTCCATTTTAAACTTCTAATTCCGCTTTAATCCAGTCGTATCCTTTTTCTTCTAGCTCGTAAGCCAATTCTTTTCCTCCCGATTTTACGATTTTTCCATCCATCAAAACGTGAACAAAATCAGGAACGATATAATCTAAAAGTCTTTGATAGTGTGTGATAACAACCACAGCATTGTCTTTACTTTTCAATTTATTAACCCCATTGGCAACAATTCTTAAGGCATCAATATCCAAACCTGAATCTGTTTCATCCAATATTGCTAATTTTGGTTCTAACATCGCCATTTGGAAGATTTCGTTACGTTTCTTTTCTCCTCCAGAAAAACCTTCATTTAAAGAACGTGACAAAAACTTTCTGTCAATTTCTAACAATTCTGATTTCTCACGGATTAGTTTCAGCATTTCGTTAGCTGGCATCTCTTCTTTTCCGTTAGCTTTTCTGCTTTCGTTGATTGCCGTTTTCATGAAATTGGTAACTGAAACTCCTGGGATTTCCACTGGATATTGAAAAGAAAGAAAAACCCCTTTATGAGCTCTTTCTTCTGGTGCTAATTCTGAAATATCTTCTCCGTCCAAAAGAATTTGACCTTCGGAGACTTCATAATTTTCATTTCCAGCAATGATGGATGCCAAAGTACTTTTACCAGCACCGTTCGGTCCCATTATCGCATGAACTTCTCCGGCTTTTACTTCTAGATTGATTCCTTTTAAGATTCCTTTATCTTCAACACTTGCGTGTAAATTTTTTATGCTTAACATTTTTTGAATGTATTTTATTCTGATTATAATTATCCTACTGAACCTTCTAATGAGATTTCAAGTAATTTTTGAGCTTCTACAGCAAATTCCATTGGTAGTTTGTTTAATACATCTTTGCTGAAACCGTTAACAATTAATGCAATGGCTTTTTCTGTTGGAATTCCTCTTTGATTGCAATAGAAAACTTGGTCTTCTCCAATTTTTGAGGTTGTTGCTTCGTGTTCTATTATGGCTGATGAATTTTTGCTTTCTATATACGGAAACGTATGTGCACCACAATTGTTGCCCATCAATAAAGAGTCGCATTGCGAAAAATTTCTAGCATTTTCAGCTCGGGCACTTATTTGTACCAAACCTCGGTAACTATTTTGTGACTTTCCTGCAGATATTCCTTTTGAAATAATAGTTGATTTAGAATTTTTTCCCAAGTGAATCATCTTAGTTCCTGTATCAGCTTGTTGATGATTATTGGTCACTGCTATTGAATAAAATTCACCAATTGAATTATCTCCCTTTAAAATTACTGATGGATATTTCCATGTTATTGCCGAACCTGTTTCTACTTGTGTCCATGAAATTTTTGCGTTTTTTTCGCACAATCCTCTTTTGGTTACAAAATTGAAAACGCCTCCTTTACCCTCTTTATTTCCAGGATACCAGTTCTGAACTGTTGAATATTTGATTTCTGCATTATCTAATGCTATCAATTCCACAACCGCTGCGTGCAATTGATTTTCATCTCGACTTGGTGCTGTACATCCTTCCAGATAGGAAACGTAACTTCCTTCATCGGCAATTAAAAGTGTTCTTTCAAATTGACCTGTCCCAGCTTGATTGATTCGGAAATAAGTAGATAATTCCATTGGGCAACGAACCCCTTTTGGAATATAACAGAAAGAGCCATCAGAGAAAACCGCTGAGTTCAATGCTGCATAAAAATTGTCTTTTTGAGGCACTACGGTTCCCAAATATTTTTTTACTAATTCAGGATGCTCCTTTATAGCTTCCGATATTGGGCAAAAAATAATTCCTTTTTCATTTAATGTTTTCTTGAAAGTTGTAGCCACTGAAACCGAATCGACCACGATGTCCATGGCAACATTATTCATCATTTTTTGTTCATCGATGGAGATTCCCAACTTTTTATACATTACTAAAAGCTCAGGATCAACATCATCTAATGTTTTATTAGGGTCTACTGTTTTTGGAGCTGAATAATACGAAATCGCTTGAAAGTCTGGTTTTTCATAATGCACATTAGCCCATTTTGGCTCTACCATTTCTTGCCAAGCGCGGAAGGCTTCAATTCGCCAATCGGTCATCCATTGTGGCTCTTCTTTTTTCAAAGAAATGGCTCGAACAATATCTTCATTTAAGCCAATAGGAAAGGTATCAGACTCTATGTTTGTATAAAATCCGTACTCGTATTCTTTGTTTTCGAGTTCAATTTTTAAATCGTCTTCGGTGTATTTTGACATTTTGTTTGTTTAAATATTAAAGTGAAAACGACTCTCCGCATCCGCAAGTTCTGGAAGCGTTTGGATTATTAAACACAAATCCTTTTCCGTTTAATCCTCCCGAAAATTCCAAAATAGTTCCGGCTAAGTATAAAAATGATTTTTTTTCAACGGCAATTTTCACATGGTTATCTTCAAAAACTTTGTCGTTTTCGCCTAGTTCTTTGTCGAACTTTAATTCATAAGACAAACCAGAGCAACCGCCACTTTTCACGCCCACTCGAACGTAATCTTTGGCAGCGTCAAAACCGTCATCTTTCATCATATCGATGATTTTTTTGCTTGCTGTATCTGAAACTTTGATCATAGCTTATTTTAATTTTGTCTAAATAACAGGCAAAGTTAACACAAATATCTGTTTTTGCTACACTTGGTAACATTTTTATAACTAATAAGAGCATAGGAAAAAATGATTTTTAATTCTATAAATTTGTAGAAAGATTTAGAAAATGAAAATATACCCAATAGAAGCTGGAAATTTTAAACTCGATGGTGGTGCTATGTTTGGCGTGGTACCCAAAACCATTTGGAACAAAACCAATCCTGCAGATGACAATAATTTGATTGACATTGCTGCAAGATGTATGTTGATTGAAGATGGAAGCCGATTAATCTTAATTGATACCGGAATGGGCAACAAACAATCTGAGAAGTTTTTTGGGTTTTATTCTCTTTGGGGAACCCATTCTTTGGACGGTTCTTTAGCTAAATATGGTTTTCATCGTGATGATATTACGGATGTTTTTATGACGCATTTACATTTTGATCATTGTGGTGGAAGTGTGAATTGGAACAAAGACAAAACTGGTTATGAAGTAGCTTTCAAAAATGCAAAATACTGGACTAATGATAACCATTGGGAATGGGCGACAAAACCTAATGTACGTGAAAAAGCGTCATTCCTTTCGGAAAACATTTTACCTATGCAAGAAAGCGGACATTTAAATTTCATCAAAAGACCAGAAGGTGATTTTGGCATTTCTGAAGAATTGGGATTTGGCATTTTTTATGTTGATGGTCACACCGAAAAAATGATGTTACCACACATTCAATACCAAGAAAAAACTATCGTGTTCTGTGCTGATTTAATTCCAACTGCGGGTCATTTGCCTTTGCCATATATCATGGGTTATGACACACGACCTCTATTGACTATGCCTGAAAAAGCGAAATTTCTTAATGCAGCTGTAGCCAATAATTATTACTTGTGGCTTGAACACGAAGCTCATAATCAAATTATAACTGTTGAAAATACTGAGAAAGGTATTCGTCTAAAAGAAATTTTTAGTTGCGAAGAAATCTTAACATAGTGTTAATCACAACAGTCTCCGTAATAAAACTGTTTATTTTTACAAACATTCTTAAAATTTTAAACAAATGAAATTCATAAAAATCATTCTGTTGTCAATGTTTTCATTGTCAGTTTTCGCACAACAGTCGAGTCAAAATTTTACCAAAAAGGCCCCTTTAACAGACCAAGAGCTTAAACGTTGGAGTCATTTGGATTTAGAGAAAGATTCTATTCCCGGAATGAGTGTTGACAAGGCTTATACCGAATTATTGAAGAACAAAAAAGGGGTAAAAGTAATTGTAGGTATTGTCGATTCTGGAGTAGATATCAATCAAGAAGATTTAAAACCTTCCATCTGGACAAATAAAAAAGAAATACCAAACAACGGGAAAGATGATGATAAAAATGGATTTATAGATGATGTTCACGGTTGGAATTTTTTAGGGAACTCCAACAATGAAAACTTAGAGCTCACCCGCCTTTTGAAAAAGGGAGACGATGGTTCAGAAACCTATAAAAAAGCTTTATCCGACTACAATGCCAAGTTGAAAGAAGCTAATGAATACAAAGAAAATGTAGATGTTTTGCTGAATGCAGATAAAAAAGTTCGTGAGTTTCTAAAAAAAGACAATTATACCATTTCAGAGCTTAAAGACATGCCTTCGGTTAAATTTGAATTGTATGATGCCAAAAGAATTATGTTGTCCTATTCAAGCCAGAAAGGCGATTCTTTTCACGAAGATTTAAAATCGTATCAAGATTATGTTTATGACCAAATAGATTATAATTTAAACAAAGATTTCAACCCAAGAAAACTAGTAGGAGATAATCCAGAAGACATTAATGACAAAAAATACGGAAACAATATTGTTTACTCTAAAGACAGAAAAGATTCCCTTCACGGAACTCACGTAGCTGGAATAATTGCCCAAACCAGAAATAATGGAATTGGTGGTGATGGAGTGGCAAATAATGTGGAAATCATGCCCGTTCGTGCTGTTCCAAATGGTGATGAATACGATAAAGATATTGCATTGGCCATTCGTTACGCGGTGGATAATGGTGCTAAAGTTATCAATGGAAGTTTTGGAAAAGATTTTTCTCCTCATGCACAATGGGTTTATGATGCTATAAAATACGCTGCAAGCAAAGATGTATTAATAGTTCATGCTGCAGGAAATGATTCTAAAAACATTGATACTGAACCTAACTTTCCAACGGATGATGTTGACGGAAAAGAAATTGCAGACAATGTTTTAACAGTTGGCGCACTTAATTACGAGTATGGAGAAAAAGTTGTAGCCAGCTTCTCAAACTACGGAAAAAGAAATGTGGATGTTTTTGCACCAGGAGTGAAAATCTATGCAACGGTTCCGGGGAACAAATACAAATACCTTCAAGGGACATCAATGGCTTCACCTAATGCTGCTGGCGTTGCTGTTTTAATTCGAGAGTATTACCCTAATTTGAAAGCAGCACAAGTAAAACAAATTTTAATGCAATCAGGAACACCATTAAATCTTGAAGTTAAGGTAGATGAAAAAGAAATCAAAATTCCATTTACTGATGCATGTGTTTCAGGAAGAATAGTCAATGCTTACAATGCTTTGAAAATGGCAGAGGAAATGTCAAACTCTATAAAAAATAATCCGAAATTATAACCACAAAAAGGAAGTTTAAAAACTTCCTTTTTATTTTATCACAGCTATGAATAACAGAATTTTATTTGGTTTTCTTTTGATGAGTATCTCTAGTGTTTTTGCCCAATCTAAGGGGTATTGGCAACAAAAAGTAGACTACAAAATAGACGTTTCAATGAACGTTGAAACTTATCAATATAAAGGAAAACAAAAACTAGTTTACACTAACAATTCTTCAGACACATTGCGCCGTGTGTATTATCATTTATACAATAATGCTTTTCAACCTGGAAGCGAAATGGATGCCCGAGTTCAAACTATTAGCGATCCTGATGCTAGAATGTCAGTTAAAGTAAAAAATGCCGAAGGTAAAGATGTAAAAGAAAGCAGAATTGCTAAGCTTCAACCTAATGAAATTGGGTATTTAAAAGTTTCCAACTTCAAACAAGATGGCGTTGCGGCTATTACAAAAGAGGTTAGTACTATTCTCGAAGTGACATTGGCAAAATCAATTCTTCCAGGTAAATCAACAACTTTTACTTTAGATTTTGAGGGTCAAGTTCCTGTTCAAATTCGCCGTTCTGGTAGAAATAATTCTGAAGGGGTCGAACTTTCAATGGCGCAATGGTATCCAAAAATGGCCGAATTTGATTTTGAAGGATGGCATGCTGACCCATATATAGCAAGAGAATTTCATGGGGTATGGGGTGATTTTGATGTAAACATTACTATCGACAAAAACTATATTCTTGGCGGTAGTGGTTATCTACAAAATAAGAATGAGATTGGTTTTGGTTATGAAGAAAAAGGAAAAGAAGTAAAAAAGAACCCAAATACTAAAACACTAACCTGGCATTTTATTGCTCCAAACGTGCACGATTTTACTTGGGCTGCCGATAAAAATTATCTGCACGATGTTATCAAAGGGCCTAATAATGTTGACCTTCATTTTCTTTATAAAAACAATTCAAAAATTATTGATAACTGGAAAAAAATGCAACCCATTATGGCGACTGTAATGGATTATTACAACAAAATGGTCGGTCCCTATCCATACAAACAATACTCTTTTATTCAAGGCGGCGATGGTGGAATGGAATATGCGATGTGTACTTTGATGTTAGGAAACGGAACATTAGAAGGAAATGTCGGAACTGCTACTCATGAATTAGGGCACTCTTGGTTTCAACATATTTTAGCTTCTAACGAATCCAAACATCCTTGGATGGATGAAGGTTTTACCTCTTACATTGAAGATATAGTTCTAAATGAAATTGCACAAAAGAAAGTCGAAAATCCATTTGAAGGTTCCTATAAAACGTATGTGAAATTAGTAGAATCGGGCAAAGAACAACCTTTGTCTACGCATGGTGATCGTTATGATGAAAACAGAAGTTATAGTATTGCTTCATACGTAAAAGGGGAACTGTTTCTTTCGCAACTGCAATACCTGATTGGAAAAGAGAATACCGAGAAATCCCTAAAGCGTTACTATACCGATTTCAAATTCAAACATCCTACACCAAATGATATTAAACGTTCAGCAGAGCGAGTGTCTGGCGCAAATCTCGATTGGTATTTAACGGATTGGACCGAAACGCTAAACACTATAGATTATGGAATTAAAAATGTGGAAGGGGCCACTGATGGAGTTCAAAGAACCGGAGTAACATTACAAAGAATTGGTAGAACTCCAATGCCAATCGATTTACTAGTGGAATATGCTGATGGTACTAAAGAAAGTTTTTACATTCCGTTACGGATGATGAGTTTTGAAAAGGGAAATCCAACACCTGATATTAAAAGAACTATTTTACCAGATTGGGCTTGGGCAAATCCAAATTACTTTTTCGAAATTTCAAAATCAAAAACAGACATTAAAAAAATCACTATTGATCCAAGTGGCTTGATGGCTGATGTGAAAAAAGACAATAATGTTTTTGAAGTTAAATAAATAGAATTTGTAGATTTACCACAAATATTTTTCACTATGAAATACATGAAACTTTTTTTCTTTTTTGTTGCCTTATCCTATGGGAATCAGAAAAGTAATGCTCAGCCTATTCGTTTTCAAGCCAGTAGCGTAAGTTTTACTGACAAGAAAGAAGACGGAAGCTGGAACGAATGGTCTGATTTTGTAGACGCTAAAGTTTTGATAACACTCGATGCTAAAAAAGATTTGATTACGATTAATTCTGCAGAAGTACAGTCATTCAGAATCAAAGCTTATGGTGAAATTACCGATAATGATGAGGTAAATATTGTTCCTTTTGAATGTGTTGACAATAACTCTTCAAAGTGTAATATTTTAATCATTACCAAGAAAAAGGAAAACAATAGAATTCAGTTTTACATCACTTACAACGAAGTAAAATTTGTTTACAACATCTACGCCAAGTAGCAATGGATTTTTCCTATCCTAAAACCGAAAAGCTAAAGAGTAAAAAAATTATTGATTTGTTGTTTTCAGAAGGCAAGTCAGTGAGTAAATATCCCCTGCGATTGGTTTATATCCAACATGATTTTGAGGAGAATATTCCATTAAAAATGGGGGTTTCTGTTTCAAAAAAATATTTTAAAAATGCCGTCGATAGAAATTATTACAAGCGTTTGCTTCGGGAAACCTATCGATTGAACAAACCGCTTTTGATTGAAAATATAGAGACAAAATATTGCTTTATGTTTTTTTATCAAACCAATGACAGATTATCCTATTCTGAAATAAACGAAAAAACAATTCAACTTTTTGAAAAGTTTTCTAAAGTCCTATTGGAGGAGAAATCTGAATCTAAAAAGTAATCCAAATCATTTGAAGTTATTTAGTATATTCGTTCACTTGTTAAAAGAAAAAATTATGCCATCATTCATCAAAAAAAGATATTTTATTCCAGCAATTTTGAGCATTTTTCTCTTTGTTGGTGTAAGTTTTAAAGACGATTTCTTTGAGATTTCAAAACAAATTGAAATCTTCACGACCTTATACAAAACCATCAATCAAAACTATGTTGATGAAACCAATCCAGCGGAGTTAATGGACAAAGCTATTAAAAGTATGTTAGCCGATTTGGATCCGTATACCAATTATTTCAACGAACAAGATGTCATCAAATTTAAAATAAACAATACTGGAGAATATACCGGAATTGGCGCCATGATTACTAGAAAAGAAGATCGGCTGATCGTAAAAGAACCTTACAAAGGATTTCCTGCCGATAAAGCTGGTTTAAAAGCCGGTGATGAAATTACACAAATTGGGGATGTCCGTTTAGCTGATTTCAAAGACGATGCTTCACAATTGATGAAAGGTGCAAAAGGCACTAAAATAGACATCAAATATTTGCGCCAAGGAAAACAAATGTCAACCCAATTGGTATTAGATGAAGTTGCTGTAAAAGCCGTTCCGTTTTATGGAAAAGTGGATGATAAAACAGGATATATCGTTTTGTCACAGTTCAATCAAAAAGCTTCTTCGGAAACTAAAGAAGCATTAGAGTCGTTGAAAGCTGATGGCGCTACCCAAATTATCCTAGATCTTCGTGGAAATCCTGGTGGGTTGTTGAATGAAGCTGTAAATATTTGCAATCTTTTTGTACCAAAAGGGGAAACTATTGTAACCACAAAATCTAAAAATTCCAAATATAACAACACTAACAAAACAACTCGTGAACCTGTTGATACCGAAATTCCATTAGTAGTTATTGTGGACGGGAAGAGTGCCTCGGCATCTGAAATTGTTTCTGGTGCTTTACAAGATTTAGATAGAGCCGTTATTGTGGGTAGTAGAAGTTTTGGAAAAGGATTAGTTCAACGACCTTTTGACATGACTTATGGAACACAAGTTAAAGTAACTATTTCTCGTTATTATACTCCATCTGGAAGATGTATCCAAGCCTTAAATTATGCACATAAAGATAAAAATGGTAAAGCTATTAGAGTTGAAGAAAAAAATTATAATGCTTTCAAAACCAAAAAAGGAAGAACCGTTTACGATGGTGGCGGAATCTTGCCAGATGTTGTTTTAGAAAACACCAAAACAAGTGCTATTGCTGAAGCCTTGCAAAAAAATGATGGGATTTTTAACTATGCTACTTACTACTATTATAAAAACCCAAATCTTGGTGATAAAATACCAACTATAACGGATGCTGATATTGCTGATTTTAAAGCATTCTTAAAACGCGAAAAAATATCATTTGATACTGAAACTGAAATTGCTTTGAAAAGCACTTTGGAGAAAGCTAAGAAAGAAAATGTTGATTCTGCCATTTCGGCCGAGTACCAACAATTAGTTTCAGCTTTGGAAAAAAGTGAAGAAACTTTGATTGATAAAAATCAAAAGGAAATCAAGAACTTGATTTTGGATGAAATCATCAAAAGATACCAGTATAAAGAAGGTCTCTATCAATATTACATCAAAAGTAATTTTGAGATTAAAAAGTCCATTGAAGTATTGAACGATAAACAACAATACAATACGATTTTAAAGAATTAATATGAAGTTTCTAAAGTATTTGCCGCTCCTTTTTTTCGGTTTTCTACAAGCACAAGAAGAAGTTGTTCACTCTGTTTATTTTGAATTTGACAAATTCACTTTGAATGAAAAAGAAGTCAATGAAGCTATAGACTTTATCAAAAAAACTGATTCCACCCGTATAGAATCTATTCAAATTTTTGGTTATACAGACGATGTGGGAAAAGAGGCATATAACTTTAAACTTTCCACAAAACGCGCGAATGCTATTCAAGATAAATTTATTCAAAGCGGAATTAAAAGTAAAATCATTGTGACCATTGAAGGAAAGGGTAGAATTATGATAGAAGATGATATGGTGGAAAATCTTCCTGAAAAACGTTCTAAAAATCGTCGTGTTGATATTGTTGTCAATTTAAAACCTTTACCAAAAATTGAAATTCCAGGCTATTATAACACGGTTCAGAAACACCACATTATTGGCGATCACATTTATCTAGAAAATATTTTATTTGAGAGAGGGAGTAGTAAATTACCGTTTAAATCTAAAACAGAATTAGACAAAATTTCTCGTTTATTAATGAAGTATAAAAATCTTCAATTTGAGATTCAAGGGCATGTTTGTTGCACGCCTCCGTATCAAAAAGAAGCTATTGATTTGGATACTAGGAAACGTCAATTGTCTGTAAATAGAGCTGAATCGGTATATAAATATTTACTCTTTAAAAAAATATCCAAAGACCGAATGACTTTTAAAGGATATGGAAATACTGTTCCCCTAGGAAAAGGTGCTGATTATGACCGAAGAGTAGAATTGGTTATCACAAAGATTTAACTTCTTTTCATTTCAATGTGAGGGATGTCATCTTCTAGATAAGTTTCACTGGTTTGAATAAAACCATGACTTTCATAGA
The window above is part of the Flavobacterium sp. N1994 genome. Proteins encoded here:
- a CDS encoding S8 family peptidase; this translates as MKFIKIILLSMFSLSVFAQQSSQNFTKKAPLTDQELKRWSHLDLEKDSIPGMSVDKAYTELLKNKKGVKVIVGIVDSGVDINQEDLKPSIWTNKKEIPNNGKDDDKNGFIDDVHGWNFLGNSNNENLELTRLLKKGDDGSETYKKALSDYNAKLKEANEYKENVDVLLNADKKVREFLKKDNYTISELKDMPSVKFELYDAKRIMLSYSSQKGDSFHEDLKSYQDYVYDQIDYNLNKDFNPRKLVGDNPEDINDKKYGNNIVYSKDRKDSLHGTHVAGIIAQTRNNGIGGDGVANNVEIMPVRAVPNGDEYDKDIALAIRYAVDNGAKVINGSFGKDFSPHAQWVYDAIKYAASKDVLIVHAAGNDSKNIDTEPNFPTDDVDGKEIADNVLTVGALNYEYGEKVVASFSNYGKRNVDVFAPGVKIYATVPGNKYKYLQGTSMASPNAAGVAVLIREYYPNLKAAQVKQILMQSGTPLNLEVKVDEKEIKIPFTDACVSGRIVNAYNALKMAEEMSNSIKNNPKL
- a CDS encoding M1 family metallopeptidase encodes the protein MNNRILFGFLLMSISSVFAQSKGYWQQKVDYKIDVSMNVETYQYKGKQKLVYTNNSSDTLRRVYYHLYNNAFQPGSEMDARVQTISDPDARMSVKVKNAEGKDVKESRIAKLQPNEIGYLKVSNFKQDGVAAITKEVSTILEVTLAKSILPGKSTTFTLDFEGQVPVQIRRSGRNNSEGVELSMAQWYPKMAEFDFEGWHADPYIAREFHGVWGDFDVNITIDKNYILGGSGYLQNKNEIGFGYEEKGKEVKKNPNTKTLTWHFIAPNVHDFTWAADKNYLHDVIKGPNNVDLHFLYKNNSKIIDNWKKMQPIMATVMDYYNKMVGPYPYKQYSFIQGGDGGMEYAMCTLMLGNGTLEGNVGTATHELGHSWFQHILASNESKHPWMDEGFTSYIEDIVLNEIAQKKVENPFEGSYKTYVKLVESGKEQPLSTHGDRYDENRSYSIASYVKGELFLSQLQYLIGKENTEKSLKRYYTDFKFKHPTPNDIKRSAERVSGANLDWYLTDWTETLNTIDYGIKNVEGATDGVQRTGVTLQRIGRTPMPIDLLVEYADGTKESFYIPLRMMSFEKGNPTPDIKRTILPDWAWANPNYFFEISKSKTDIKKITIDPSGLMADVKKDNNVFEVK
- the rnpA gene encoding ribonuclease P protein component, encoding MDFSYPKTEKLKSKKIIDLLFSEGKSVSKYPLRLVYIQHDFEENIPLKMGVSVSKKYFKNAVDRNYYKRLLRETYRLNKPLLIENIETKYCFMFFYQTNDRLSYSEINEKTIQLFEKFSKVLLEEKSESKK
- a CDS encoding S41 family peptidase, with the protein product MPSFIKKRYFIPAILSIFLFVGVSFKDDFFEISKQIEIFTTLYKTINQNYVDETNPAELMDKAIKSMLADLDPYTNYFNEQDVIKFKINNTGEYTGIGAMITRKEDRLIVKEPYKGFPADKAGLKAGDEITQIGDVRLADFKDDASQLMKGAKGTKIDIKYLRQGKQMSTQLVLDEVAVKAVPFYGKVDDKTGYIVLSQFNQKASSETKEALESLKADGATQIILDLRGNPGGLLNEAVNICNLFVPKGETIVTTKSKNSKYNNTNKTTREPVDTEIPLVVIVDGKSASASEIVSGALQDLDRAVIVGSRSFGKGLVQRPFDMTYGTQVKVTISRYYTPSGRCIQALNYAHKDKNGKAIRVEEKNYNAFKTKKGRTVYDGGGILPDVVLENTKTSAIAEALQKNDGIFNYATYYYYKNPNLGDKIPTITDADIADFKAFLKREKISFDTETEIALKSTLEKAKKENVDSAISAEYQQLVSALEKSEETLIDKNQKEIKNLILDEIIKRYQYKEGLYQYYIKSNFEIKKSIEVLNDKQQYNTILKN
- a CDS encoding OmpA family protein, whose protein sequence is MKFLKYLPLLFFGFLQAQEEVVHSVYFEFDKFTLNEKEVNEAIDFIKKTDSTRIESIQIFGYTDDVGKEAYNFKLSTKRANAIQDKFIQSGIKSKIIVTIEGKGRIMIEDDMVENLPEKRSKNRRVDIVVNLKPLPKIEIPGYYNTVQKHHIIGDHIYLENILFERGSSKLPFKSKTELDKISRLLMKYKNLQFEIQGHVCCTPPYQKEAIDLDTRKRQLSVNRAESVYKYLLFKKISKDRMTFKGYGNTVPLGKGADYDRRVELVITKI